Genomic segment of Microbacterium sp. M28:
GTCGTCGACGCGGCCGACGACACGGAACTGCGGGTCGTGCACAGCGACCACGCCGGGGGCGCGGCGCTGGCGACGACGCGGCTGCTCGAACTCGGTCACGCGACCGTGCACCATCTGGCCGGCCCCGAGGACTCCTTCGCGGCGGCCGAACGCGAGCGCGGGTGGCGCGAGACGCTCGACGTTGCCGGCATCCGGCCGTCGCGCGTCGTCCGCGGCGACTGGTCCGCCGACTCGGGGTACGCGGCGGCCGGGGCGCTTGACGCGGCATCCGCGATCTTCTGCGCGAACGACCAGATGGCACTCGGACTGCTGCGTGCGCTCGCGGATGGCGGCAGGCGGGTTCCCGAGGACGTCGCCGTGATCGGGTTCGACGACGTGCCGGATGCCGCGAACTACCGCCCCCCGCTCACGACGATCCGGCAGGACTTCACGGCGCTCGCGCACCGCGCCGTCGAGGCGCTGGTCGCGGACATCGAGGGCGATGCGGATGCCGGCGCCGGCGGCGTGATCCCGACCGCTCTCATCGAGCGCGCGAGCCACGCGCCGCGCTGAGGCGGCCGACACCACCGACCCGCTCAGCTGCGGATCTCGCGCCACAGCGCCCGTTGCGACAGCTCCACGGCGTCGACCGCGCACAGTGCCCCGGATGCCGCGGCGAGCCGATCGGCCGCGTCGACGGGCAGATGCACACCGGCGTCCTGGCGCAGCGGGAGCACGTGCAGCTCGACAGTGGACCATGGACGGACACCGGCGTCGTGCAGGTTGACGACCAGGTCGGATTCGTCCCAGAACCGGTCGGTCGCGGTTCTGCCGTCCACCCGCACCTGGGCGACGTCGCCCGCCCAGCGCACCGTGAGCACGGCGTCGCCGTCGAGTTGTGCAGGGAGGTCGACCGCATGCACGGCGGCATGCGCATCGAACTCGGCATCCGACGGCGCCGCCTGTCGACCCGCGCGCGATCCGTAGTCGCCGGGCGGGATGGAGGACGGTCGTCGTTCGCGCACCGACACCGATGCTCGCGCCGGCGTTCCTTCGACATGCTGCCACTGGAGCGTCCGCCAGCCGCCGCGCGCGTATTCGCGGACATCCGGAACCGCGTCCGCGGTCCGTGACGAGAGGTCGCCTGCCGCATCCCAGGTGAGTTCGTCGTCCGATACCAGGAGGCGCCGACCACCGGCTTCGACGACCCAGCTGCGCGCGGCATCCGCGGCGGGCAGCACGAGCACGTCGATCCCGCCGACGTGCAGCGCCGGACCGCCTGGCGATATCGCATGCACGGTCCCGGCGTGAGCGATCTCGACCGGGATGCCGGCGTCCTCGACGAGGACGAGCGTGGGCACGTCTCCGGGCAGCACGGTCAGCGCGGATGCCGTCGCCCATGCGATCTCGGTCCCGGAGACGTCGAGACCCAGCGGCCAGCGGGCGAGCGTCCCTGCGGGCACGTCGACGGGAGTGCGGGGGAAGACGATGGTGCCGGCATCCGTCTCGACCTGGAAGCGCGCGCTCTCGGACGTCGCGAGCGGGACGTGCGGCTGGTGCCACCCGATGAACACGAAGCCGCCCCGCACCGCCCACCGCAGCGTCTCGGCATCGTGCACGTCGGCGGGGCGCACGTCGGGCAGATGGGCCTCGGCGGTCGCCAATCGATCGCCGAACGCGGCGGCGAACGCGTGCTGCAGGCGCAGCGCCGCGTGGCTGGGTGAGGTGCGACCCGCCTCACCGATCGGGGCGTGGAAGTCGTAACTCATCCGCGTCATGTCGTTCGGATACCCGGTCGCCTGGGTCTCCTCGAGCCCGGGTCCTGGGTTCGTGCCGCCGGTGTACATGTAGTAGCCCTGCCACGACGAGCCGCTGCCGAGCTTGGCGTGCGCGATGGCCGCCACATCGAGCGCCGCGGGCTTCGGGCGGCGGTGATAAGCCGTGGCCATGCCGCCGGCCAGCTCGCACGTCGCGACGGGGAACCACGGCGACACGTCGGATCGGCGCGACGCCTGCTCGCCGCGGACGTCGACGCCGATACCGGGGTCGTCCCACTCATCGGAGAAGAAGTAGTGCGCACGGAAGGTGTCATCCCACGGTTCGCCGGGGTCCACCCAGAACCCGTCGCCGTATCCGCCCCAGAGCGGGAGCACCTCGTCGTCCGGCAGCTGAGCGCCGCCCCATGCGGTCGCCGTCCACAGCGGCGCGGACAGGCCGGCTTCGCGCGCGAGGCGCTTGAGCGTCACCAGGTGTCCCGGTTGGTCGTAGAGCTCGTTGTCGAGCTGGATGCCGAGCAGGCGGTCGGGTCTCGCCCTCCCGTCCAGCGCAGCACCGAGCCGCCGGAACCACTCAGCCACGAGCGCGAGATACGCGGGGTCGTCCGTGCGGTGGCGCACATCCGCCGCCTGCACCCAGTCGGGGAAGCCGCCGTTGCGCGCCTCGCCGTGCGCCCACGGGCCGATGCGCAGCACGACCTCGAGGCCCTCGTCGCGTGCCGCATCGAGGAACGCGCCGACGTCGAGGTTCCCGTCGAACGACGCCTCGCCTCGTACGGGTTCGTGGTGCAGCCACAGCACGTACGTCGACACGACCGTGATACCGCCGGCGCGCATGAGTCGCAGCCGTTCGGTCCATCGCTCGCGCGGCACTCGGCTGTAGTGCATCTCGCCGGACACCGGCATCCACGGTATGCCGTCGCGCAGCAGTGCACGGCTGGTCAGGCCGAGACCTTCGCGATGGTCGACGGCGTTCGCCATCCGAGGGCGCCGCTCGTCGCGGGCTCGGCCGGTGGCGTCGAGGCGCAGCGGTTCGGTCATGACGGGCTCCTTCTCCGCGGGGCGGGATGCCGAGAGGGCAGTGACGCACGGTCGCACGCGGCGGCCCGGCGTCACTGCCCTCGCGATCACAGGGGTGGCGGTGCTCAGCTCCCGAGGATGACGTCGGCCTCGGCGAAGAACTGCTTCACCGCGTCATCGATCGAGATGGCGCCCAGGCCGATCGACTTGCCGAGATCCCAGAAGGTCTGCTCCAGCGAGCCGTAGCCGACGACCGGGACGGGCGGAGCGTCGCCGATGCGGTCGGCGGCGGCCTCGATGTAGTCGGCGACCTGCTTGTCCGCCCCTTCGAGGACGGTGCCCTCGAGCTTCGACGACGAAGCGGGGAAGCCGAGGGTCGTGCCGAAGATCTCGCCCGCCTCCGGGCTGTTCACCACGAAGTCCAGGAAGATCGCGGCCGCCTCGGGGTGCTCGGTGTTCTCCGCGATCGCGACCTGGAGCCCGGCCTGGCGATACAGGTCCTTCGAGCCCTCCTTCGCGGTGGGCGGCGCGATCATCGAGATCGATGAGGAGCCGGAGTCGGCGAGATAGCCGCCGAGGAAGTTGCTCCAGCTCATCTCGCTCGCGGTGATCGCGGCGCCGAAGCCGGACTTCGGCGAGAGCTCCTCGAGGCGCTGCTGCGGAACCGTGACGCCCTCGCGGATCGCGTCGCCCGATTCCCAGAACTCGCGGAGGTCGTCCTCGGTGAATCCGAGTTCACCGTCCTCGGTGTACAGGTTCTCGCCGTTCGCGCGCAGCTGCAGCTCGAACAGCTGGATGCGCTGCGTGTAGTCCGTGCCGCCGTAGACGGTGCCGCCTGTGGCGTCGGTGACCGACGCCATCCACTCGTCGAACTCCTCGAACGATGTGCCTGGCTCCGGGGCCTCGACACCGGCGGACGCCAGCAGGTCGTCGTTGATGAAGTTCGCCCACAGGCTGTATCCGGTGGGCAGCGAGTACTGCACGTCGCCGAGGGCACCGGTGCCGAGCAGGGACTCGTCGAACGTGGACATGTCGATGTAGTCCGACACCTCGGCGAGGTCGAGCAGGTTGCCCGATTCGCCGTACTGGCGCAGGTAGCTGTCCGAGAACTGGAACACATCCGGCAGGCCGCCGCCGGCGGCCTCGGTCTGACGCTTCTCCCAGAAGCTCGGGAAGTCCGTGAACGACACGTTCACCGTGATGTTCGGGTGCTCCTCGTTGAACGCCTCGATGAGGTCGTTGTATCGGGTCGCGCGGTCGTCGTTGCCCCAGAAGGCGTAGTTGATCGTGACCTTCTCATCGGGGTCATACGCGTCCGACGAGCCGGAGTCGCCGCTGCCGCAGCCGGCGAGGACGAGCGCGGCGCCGGTGGCCAGCGCGGCAGCGGTGAGAAGACGGCGGGGTGCGGGCATGGAATGCTCCTGTCGTGTTTCGGAGGGGATCAGAGGGCGACGGCGTCCGCGAGCGGGGCCGTGTGCGCGGCAGGCGCATCGATCGGTACGAGGACGAACGCGACGCCCTGGGAGTCGAGGGCCACGCGTTCGACTGCGGCGCCGGTCTCGGCATCCGTGCCGCGGACGGCGACCTCGACCGGGTCATCGCCGTGGTTGATGATCGTCACGAGCTCGCCGCGCCTGGCGACCTCCACACCGGCCGGCACGTCGGGGACGACCGGACGGACGCCGGATGCCGCCACGAGAGCATCGACGACGGCGGCGAGGCCTTCGGCATCCGGCTGGGTCGCCAGGTACCAGGCCTCGCCGGCACCGAACCGGTTGCGGGTGAGGGCGGCCGATCCGGACTGCAGGCCGGACTCGAACGTGCCGAGCACCGACGCGCCTGCCGGTCGGACCGCCTCGGCCACCAGCCGTCCGCCGTACGTCGCGCCGTCGAACGAGAACGGGACCGTGCCGCGGGCCGCAGCCGCACGTGCGGCCTGGGTCGCCGCCGCGCTCAGCGCGCCGACGCCGTTCCCGCCGGTCGACTCGCCCGCCAGCGCGCCGAAGTCCTCGAAGCGCAGCCCCACGACATCGCCGAGCAGCGTCAGGAATCCACCGTCGCGGAACTGGTCGTGCTCGTCGACGATGTCGGTGAACGGCCCGGTCACGAGCGTGCCCCCGTCCTCGACGAAGCGGGCGATCGCCGACGCCCCCTCTTCGCGCAGCAGGTACAGCACGGGGGCGACCACGAGGTCGTATCCGACACCGGCATCCTCCGGCGCGATGATGTCGACCTGGATGCCGCGGTCGTGGAACGCGCCGTACCACTCGAGCGTCAGCGCGAGGTAGTCGATCTCGGTCGGGTGATCGCGCTCCTCGACGGCCCACCAGTTCTCCCAGTCGAACACGAGGGCGACCTGCGCGTCCCGTCCTGGTGCGGGCAGGTCACCGAGCGCGGCGAGCCGCGCACCGAGCTCGGTGACGGCGTTCCAGGTGCGGGTCTGCGTTCCGGCGTGAGGCAGCATCGCGGAGTGGAACTTCTCGCTGCCTGCGCGGGACTGCCGCCACTGGAAGAACATGATCGCGTCGGCGCCGCGGGCGATCGACTGCGCGGTCTCCGCCATGAGCGCTCCGTCGCGCTTGCCCGGATTCCCCGGGCGCCAGCTGACGGCATCCGTCGCCTGCTCCCAGAGCATCCACGGCACACCGGGCTTGAGCGAACGGACGAGGTCCCGCTGGAAGGCGGCGTCGCGGATGCGGTTCGGATTGGCGGGATCGGGATAGCAGTCGTCGGCGATCACGTCCATGTGCGGAGCCCAGCGACGGTAATCGGCCGGCTTGAACGGACCCATGAAGTTCGTCGTGATCGGCTGGGTGACGCCGGCGGCGAGCAGGATCTCCCGCTCGGCGAGATAGCACTCCAGCAGCATGTCGCTGGTGAAGCGGCGCCAGTCCAGCATCGACGACGGATTGTGGCTGTACGGCGCCAGTCGAGGGGGGAAGATCTCGTGGAACGATCCGTACGCCTGCGACCAGAAGCTCGTGCCCCAGGCCGCGTTCAGTGCGTCGATCGTGCCGTACCGGGCGGTCAGCCAGACGCGGTACGCGTCGCGCGCGGCATCCGAGAAGTCCATCCACAGGTGGCAGCCGAACTCGTTGCCGACGTGCCACATCACGACAGCCGGATGCTGCGCATAGCGCTCGGCGAGCCGCCGGACGAGCTCGCCGGCCAGGCGCCGATAGGTCGGCGACGATGGCGCGAAGTGCTGTCGGCTGCCCGGCCAGTACGACGCCCCGTTCTCGTCGACCGGAAGGGTCTCGGGGTAGGTCGCGCTCACCCACGGGGGAGGGGATGCGGTGGCGGTCGCCAGGTTCACCCTGATGCCGCCGGCGTGCAGCTTGTCGATCACCGTGTCCAGCCACGCGAAGTCCCACACGCCCTCGGCCGGCTGGATGCGCGACCAGGCGAAGATGCCGAGGCTCACGATGTTGACGCCGGCCTCCTGCATGAGGCGGACGTCATCGTCCCAGACGTGTTCCGGCCACTGGTCGGGGTTGTAGTCGGCTCCGTACAGCACGTCGAGCGGCTCCAGTTCTTGCGGTGAGGTCGGGGATCAGGCGTGGCGGCGCTGGCGTGCGGGGACCGCGACGGCGGCGAACGCGGCGCAGCCGAGGCCGGCGAGGATGAGCGGCACGAGCATCCAGGTCAGGACGCCGGCGAGGACGGCGGCGACGGCGAGGTAGACGGCGCCGACCGGGTCGGCTGCGGCGGTGCGCAGGATGCCGCTGGCGGCGGTGCGCCATCCGGTCTCGGGCGTCCAGGCGCTCGCGGTGATCAGCAGCGCGGTGGCTCCGATGAGGAGCCCTGCCCAGCCGATGAGGGCGATGGCCTGTCCGCCGGGGAGGATGCCGGACTGTGCGACGAGGATGTCGACGGCGAGGACGATCGCAGCGGCGCCGGTGATCGCCCCGACGACGAGTCCGCCGGGCAGGAGCGCCTGCCGCCAATCGTGCCAGAAGGTCCGCGTGTGCGATTCCTCGGCGTTGACGTAGCGGCGCAGGTGCCGGATGCCGGCGGCCAGGGCTGCGGGGAGGGTGATGACAGGCAGGCCGGCGATCGTGATGAGCAGGCCGGTCCACAGCACCTCGCCGAACAGGGCGAAGGCGCCTTTCGCTCCCGGATAGCGGGCCGGGGCTCGGTCGTCGAGCGTGGGGCCGCTGCCGGAGGCGTCGGCCTGTCGTGCGGCGCGGAGTTGCGAACGGTTCATGGGTCAGCCCTTCAGGCCCTGTGTGGCGACGCCGTCGACGAGGAAGCGCTGGAAGACGAGGAAGAACGCCAGGACGGGGAGGAGGGCGACGAATGATGCTGTGACGGTGGCGCCGTAGTCGCTGGAGGAGGTCTGGTCGTTGTACAGGCGCAGCGCGATGGGCAGGGGGTAGTTCTCGGGGCTGGTCAGGTACAGCAGCGGGCCGAGGAAGTCGTTCCAGGCCCAGATGAACGCGAAGATCGAGCAGGTGATGAGTGCGGGCTTGATCAGCGGGAGGATGATGGCCCAGAAGATGCGGATGTGGCCGGCGCCGTCGATGCGAGCTGCCTCATCCATGTCGCGGGGCATCTGGCGCATGAACTGGACGAGCAGGAACACGAAGAAGGCCTCGGTGGCGAGGAACTTCGGCAGCAGCAGCGGCCAGAACGTGTCGACGAGGTCGAGCTCGTTGAAGATGATGTACTGCGGGATGATCACGACGTGGAACGGCAGCAGCAGGGTGCCGATCATCGCGGCGAACAGGATGCCGAGGCCCTTGAACTGGATGCGGGCGAACGCGTAGGCGGCGAGGGCGCTGGAGAGCACGGTGCCGATCACGGCGCCGGCGGCGAGGATGAACGAGTTCAGGAAGAACCGCCACATCGGAACGCCGGCGATGCCCTCCATGACCTTCGCATAGTTCTCGATCGTGGGCGCGTTCGGGAGCAGACCCATGTTGGAGCCGAACTCGCTGTTGGGCTTGAACGTGGAGAACAGCAGCCACACCAGCGGATACAGCACGATCGCGGTCAGGGCGATGAGGGCGACGAACCAGATGATCGTCTGCCAGGTCTTGCGTCCGACCTTGCGGCGGGTCGGGGCGGCCGGGGCGGCCTGCTGCTGTGCGAACACGGGGGTCGAGGCGGCGCCCGACGTGGTGGCAGTGTGGGAAGTGCTCATCGGTTGTCTCCGGCGTAGTGGACCCAGCTGCGCTGAGTGCGGAAGAGGATGAAGGCGATGATGGCGACGACGATCAGCAGCACCCAGGCGATCGCTGCGGCGTAGCCCATCTGGCCATCGGAGAATCCGCGCTTGTAGAGGTACAGGGTGATGAAGTTCGTCATACCGGCCGGTCCGCCCGAACCGTTGGAGATGATGTAGGCCGAGCTGAACACCTGGAACGCACCGATCAGACCCAGCAGCAGGTTGAAGAAGATCACCGGCGACAGCATCGGCATCGTCACGGCACGGAACCGGTGCCAGGCACCGGCGCCGTCCATCTCGGCCGCCTCGTACAGCTCCTTCGGGATCTGCTTGAGGCCCGCGAGGAAGATGACCATCGTCGCGCCGAACTGCCACACCGCCAGCAGGATCATCGCCGGCAGCACCAGGTCGGGGTTGCCGATCCATCCGCCCAGATCGATGCCGAACAGGGACAGCGAGTTGTCGACAGGGCCGTCGTTGGCGAACATCGCCCGCCACACGATCGCCACCGACACCGACCCGCCGATCAGCGACGGGGCGTAGAACGCGGAGCGGAAGAACCCGGCACCCTTGTCGCGGTAGTTCAGCAGCATCGCGACCGCGAGTGCCGCGGCCAGCGTGATCGGCGTCCCGACGAGCACGTAGATCAGCGTGATCTGCGCCGACTGCATGAACGCGGGATCGCTGGTGAACATCCGCACGTAGTTGTCGAAGCCGATCCACTTCGGCGGGGAGAAGATGTTGTAACTCGTGAACGACAGGTACAGCGAGTACGCCATCGGGATCAACGTGAGCCCGAAGAACCCGACCAGCCACGGAATCAGGAACCCGTACCCGGCCAGCGTCTCGCGCATCGCCTTTCGGCGGAGCCCAGGACGATCGCCCTCCTCCGGGCGGCTTCGCCGGAACAGGGTCCGGCTCGACGACTTCTCACCGGTCACGATGACTCGGGTGGCTGTGGTGCTCACGGGTACTCCGATGCGGGTTCGGTTCGGGGTTCGAGGGAGGCCGGGGCGGGCGCGATGCCCGCCCCGGCTGCTCATCACTGGTTGAGGACGACGTCCATCTCGGCGAAGAACTGCGTGACAGCCTCGTCCACCGTGATCGTGCCGAAGTTCAGCTCGGTGCCGAGCTGACGGAACTTCTCCTCGAGCGTTCCGTAGCCGACGATCGGTGCCGGCGGTGCGTCACCGAGGCGGTCCGCGATCGACTCCTCGTAGTCCTTGATCTGCTGGCTGATCGGGTCGAGCTCCGCGGCATCCAGCGCGGTCTCGGAGGCCG
This window contains:
- a CDS encoding LacI family DNA-binding transcriptional regulator, coding for MAQVAALAGVSGQTVSRVVNDSPRVDPATRSRVERAMAELGYRPHLAARTLRTGRSQTIGLVVTTLATVGNSRMLQATAEAAEERGYALTVVTAAGTDGVSRAFQRLADQGVDGAVVLNEASALVPASERPTALRLVVVDAADDTELRVVHSDHAGGAALATTRLLELGHATVHHLAGPEDSFAAAERERGWRETLDVAGIRPSRVVRGDWSADSGYAAAGALDAASAIFCANDQMALGLLRALADGGRRVPEDVAVIGFDDVPDAANYRPPLTTIRQDFTALAHRAVEALVADIEGDADAGAGGVIPTALIERASHAPR
- a CDS encoding beta-galactosidase — protein: MTEPLRLDATGRARDERRPRMANAVDHREGLGLTSRALLRDGIPWMPVSGEMHYSRVPRERWTERLRLMRAGGITVVSTYVLWLHHEPVRGEASFDGNLDVGAFLDAARDEGLEVVLRIGPWAHGEARNGGFPDWVQAADVRHRTDDPAYLALVAEWFRRLGAALDGRARPDRLLGIQLDNELYDQPGHLVTLKRLAREAGLSAPLWTATAWGGAQLPDDEVLPLWGGYGDGFWVDPGEPWDDTFRAHYFFSDEWDDPGIGVDVRGEQASRRSDVSPWFPVATCELAGGMATAYHRRPKPAALDVAAIAHAKLGSGSSWQGYYMYTGGTNPGPGLEETQATGYPNDMTRMSYDFHAPIGEAGRTSPSHAALRLQHAFAAAFGDRLATAEAHLPDVRPADVHDAETLRWAVRGGFVFIGWHQPHVPLATSESARFQVETDAGTIVFPRTPVDVPAGTLARWPLGLDVSGTEIAWATASALTVLPGDVPTLVLVEDAGIPVEIAHAGTVHAISPGGPALHVGGIDVLVLPAADAARSWVVEAGGRRLLVSDDELTWDAAGDLSSRTADAVPDVREYARGGWRTLQWQHVEGTPARASVSVRERRPSSIPPGDYGSRAGRQAAPSDAEFDAHAAVHAVDLPAQLDGDAVLTVRWAGDVAQVRVDGRTATDRFWDESDLVVNLHDAGVRPWSTVELHVLPLRQDAGVHLPVDAADRLAAASGALCAVDAVELSQRALWREIRS
- a CDS encoding ABC transporter substrate-binding protein → MPAPRRLLTAAALATGAALVLAGCGSGDSGSSDAYDPDEKVTINYAFWGNDDRATRYNDLIEAFNEEHPNITVNVSFTDFPSFWEKRQTEAAGGGLPDVFQFSDSYLRQYGESGNLLDLAEVSDYIDMSTFDESLLGTGALGDVQYSLPTGYSLWANFINDDLLASAGVEAPEPGTSFEEFDEWMASVTDATGGTVYGGTDYTQRIQLFELQLRANGENLYTEDGELGFTEDDLREFWESGDAIREGVTVPQQRLEELSPKSGFGAAITASEMSWSNFLGGYLADSGSSSISMIAPPTAKEGSKDLYRQAGLQVAIAENTEHPEAAAIFLDFVVNSPEAGEIFGTTLGFPASSSKLEGTVLEGADKQVADYIEAAADRIGDAPPVPVVGYGSLEQTFWDLGKSIGLGAISIDDAVKQFFAEADVILGS
- a CDS encoding beta-galactosidase, with protein sequence MLYGADYNPDQWPEHVWDDDVRLMQEAGVNIVSLGIFAWSRIQPAEGVWDFAWLDTVIDKLHAGGIRVNLATATASPPPWVSATYPETLPVDENGASYWPGSRQHFAPSSPTYRRLAGELVRRLAERYAQHPAVVMWHVGNEFGCHLWMDFSDAARDAYRVWLTARYGTIDALNAAWGTSFWSQAYGSFHEIFPPRLAPYSHNPSSMLDWRRFTSDMLLECYLAEREILLAAGVTQPITTNFMGPFKPADYRRWAPHMDVIADDCYPDPANPNRIRDAAFQRDLVRSLKPGVPWMLWEQATDAVSWRPGNPGKRDGALMAETAQSIARGADAIMFFQWRQSRAGSEKFHSAMLPHAGTQTRTWNAVTELGARLAALGDLPAPGRDAQVALVFDWENWWAVEERDHPTEIDYLALTLEWYGAFHDRGIQVDIIAPEDAGVGYDLVVAPVLYLLREEGASAIARFVEDGGTLVTGPFTDIVDEHDQFRDGGFLTLLGDVVGLRFEDFGALAGESTGGNGVGALSAAATQAARAAAARGTVPFSFDGATYGGRLVAEAVRPAGASVLGTFESGLQSGSAALTRNRFGAGEAWYLATQPDAEGLAAVVDALVAASGVRPVVPDVPAGVEVARRGELVTIINHGDDPVEVAVRGTDAETGAAVERVALDSQGVAFVLVPIDAPAAHTAPLADAVAL
- a CDS encoding YesL family protein, whose translation is MNRSQLRAARQADASGSGPTLDDRAPARYPGAKGAFALFGEVLWTGLLITIAGLPVITLPAALAAGIRHLRRYVNAEESHTRTFWHDWRQALLPGGLVVGAITGAAAIVLAVDILVAQSGILPGGQAIALIGWAGLLIGATALLITASAWTPETGWRTAASGILRTAAADPVGAVYLAVAAVLAGVLTWMLVPLILAGLGCAAFAAVAVPARQRRHA
- a CDS encoding carbohydrate ABC transporter permease, whose product is MSTSHTATTSGAASTPVFAQQQAAPAAPTRRKVGRKTWQTIIWFVALIALTAIVLYPLVWLLFSTFKPNSEFGSNMGLLPNAPTIENYAKVMEGIAGVPMWRFFLNSFILAAGAVIGTVLSSALAAYAFARIQFKGLGILFAAMIGTLLLPFHVVIIPQYIIFNELDLVDTFWPLLLPKFLATEAFFVFLLVQFMRQMPRDMDEAARIDGAGHIRIFWAIILPLIKPALITCSIFAFIWAWNDFLGPLLYLTSPENYPLPIALRLYNDQTSSSDYGATVTASFVALLPVLAFFLVFQRFLVDGVATQGLKG
- a CDS encoding carbohydrate ABC transporter permease, which encodes MSTTATRVIVTGEKSSSRTLFRRSRPEEGDRPGLRRKAMRETLAGYGFLIPWLVGFFGLTLIPMAYSLYLSFTSYNIFSPPKWIGFDNYVRMFTSDPAFMQSAQITLIYVLVGTPITLAAALAVAMLLNYRDKGAGFFRSAFYAPSLIGGSVSVAIVWRAMFANDGPVDNSLSLFGIDLGGWIGNPDLVLPAMILLAVWQFGATMVIFLAGLKQIPKELYEAAEMDGAGAWHRFRAVTMPMLSPVIFFNLLLGLIGAFQVFSSAYIISNGSGGPAGMTNFITLYLYKRGFSDGQMGYAAAIAWVLLIVVAIIAFILFRTQRSWVHYAGDNR